A single genomic interval of Hoplias malabaricus isolate fHopMal1 chromosome 7, fHopMal1.hap1, whole genome shotgun sequence harbors:
- the LOC136702036 gene encoding enoyl-[acyl-carrier-protein] reductase, mitochondrial has product MTRRLMGVGRRFLELKVFGRWGSRSQRSVHHCSALVYREHTHNISNVRMEQLPLPVLRDNGVRVKMLAAPVNPADINMIQGTYAILCALPAVGGNEGVGEVLEVGDGVETVRPGDWVVPVDAGFGTWRTEAVCEEDDLITVPKDISLLGAATIAVNPCTAYRMLQDFHTLTPGSTVIQNGANSAVGQSVIQIARAMGIRTINIIRDRPNCGELVKELRDLGADYVITEDEVMSSGLQSIFQEVPKPKLGLNCVGGVSGGLLLSNLDYGGTLVTYGGMAKKPLQIPAKSLIFRNVSLRGFWMTQWKRDHRRDKAALRSMLDSLCDLVRSGRLSPPNCLQTPFPQYTLALEAAPQPHQRKHVLVM; this is encoded by the exons ATGACGAGACGTCTGATGGGGGTCGGGCGAAGGTTCCTGGAGCTGAAAGTATTTGGACGGTGGGGGTCCAGATCTCAGAGGAGCGTCCATCACTGTTCAGCGCTGGTCTacagagagcacacacacaacatcagcAATGTGAG AATGGAGCAGCTACCTTTACCTGTGCTGAGGGACAACGGTGTGAGGGTGAAGATGCTGGCAGCTCCAGTGAATCCCGCAGATATCAACATGATACAGG GGACGTACGCAATCCTGTGTGCTCTGCCAGCGGTGGGCGGGAACGAGGGCGTGGGGGAGGTGCTGGAGGTGGGTGATGGTGTTGAGACGGTGAGACCGGGGGACTGGGTGGTCCCTGTGGACGCAGGATTTG gaacATGGAGAACTGaagctgtgtgtgaggaggacgATCTGATCACTGTCCCAAAGGACATTTCTCTTCTGGGAGCTGCTACAATCGCAGTTAATCCCTGCACTGCATATAGGATGCTGCAGGACTtccacactctcacaccag GCTCGACAGTGATCCAGAATGGAGCGAACAGTGCTGTGGGTCAGTCAGTGATCCAGATCGCCAGAGCAATGGGAATCAGAACCATCAACATCATCAGAGACAG GCCGAACTGTGGAGAGCTGGTGAAGGAGCTGCGGGATTTAGGAGCTGATTACGTCATCACAGAAGACGAAGTGATGTCATCAGGCCTTCAAAGCATCTTCCAG GAGGTCCCCAAGCCCAAGCTGGGGCTGAACTGTGTGGGAGGAGTCAGCGGGGGTCTCCTTCTGTCCAATTTAGA TTACGGAGGAACGCTGGTGACGTACGGAGGCATGGCCAAGAAACCTCTGCAGATTCCAGCT AAATCTCTCATCTTCAGGAACGTCTCGCTGCGGGGCTTCTGGATGACGCAGTGGAAGAGGGACCACAGGCGAG ATAAAGCTGCCCTGAGGTCGATGCTGGACTCGCTGTGTGACCTCGTCCGGTCGGGTCGCCTCTCTCCTCCAAACTGCCTCCAGACTCCGTTCCCTCAGTACACACTCGCCTTAGAGGCTGCGCCACAGCCACACCAGCGCAAGCATGTGCTCGTCATGTAG